The genomic segment GCGCTACTCCGAAGGGATGCCGATCGGACAGGTGTGCGCCATTCTGCACGCCGTCGCGGGTGCACTGGATTACGCGCACGATCGCGGCTTGCTGCACCGCGACGTCAAACCCGCCAACATTCTGCTTACCCATCCCGGTGACGACGAACAGCGAATCCTGTTGGCGGACTTCGGTGTAGCGCGGCATCTGGGCAACATCAGTGGGATCACCGAGACCAATGTCGCAGTCGGGACGGTCGCGTACGCGGCGCCCGAGCAGTTGACCGGATCCAACATCGACGGCCGTGCCGACCAATACGCGTTGGCGGCCACGGCATTTCACTTGCTCACCGGCGCTCCGCCGTTTCAGCATGCCAACCCCATCGCGGTGATCAGCCAGCATCTGCACGAGGATCCGCCGCGGCTCAGCGATTACCGCCCGGACTTGGCGTACCTGGACGACCTGTTCTTCAAAGCCCTTGGCAAGCAACCTGCGCAGCGCTTCGAGCGGTGTCGCGCGTTCGCCGCCGCCGTCGGCGAACGAGTCGACGCCGTCGCGGAAACCGGCGTGGTCGGTGACGCGCCCGTCGTGGCGCACCGGCGGCGTGGCGACGGTGGCCTCGTTTCTGGTGCCTACCATAGGTTTTCGTCGCGGACCCGCTGGTCGGCCGCGCTGGTCTGCGCAGTGCTGATCGCCATCGCGGCGACCTGGTCGACGCTGTACTCCGTTGCGCCGGCAAGCCCGCAACCCAACCCCACGCTGGCCTCGCGACCGTCCAACCCCAGTGCCGCACCGAGACCCGGGGGACCGGTCCTCAACGGCACCTACCAACTGACCTACGACCAAACCAAGCGGACCACGAACGGTGTCCCGATTCGCCACGACGGCTCCGCCACAAACTGGTGGGCGTTTCGTTCCGTGTGCACCACCAACGGATGCGCGGCCACCGGAACCGAGCTCAACGACACCAACCACCAAGTGGCCAGCGCCGACAACGGCGGCGAGACCGACACCTTGCGCTACCTCGGCGGGTACTGGCAGGGAGCGCCGCAGCAGGAGCGGGTCGGCTGCCGCCTGCCCAAGGGGCAGGCTACTCAGCAGGAGACCGTCGCGTGGTCGTTGGCCCCCCAGCCGGACGGCACGTTGCGGGGCACCAAGACCGAAACCGTGCTGAGCAACGAGTGCGCCGCGCAGGGCGCCGTGGTGCGGGTCCCGGTCGTGGCGACCCGGGTCGGTGACGCACCGCCAGGGGTTGCGTTGGCCGATCCCAATCAGGTGATCAGCACCTCGACCACACCCGCGCACCCGGCGCCGGCCGTGCTCGGCGGGTTGTGCACCGACATCGACAAACTCGGCTACGACCCGACCAGCAACCAGCAGGTCGTGTGCGAAGGCAACACCTGGGACAAGGCGCCCATCGCGACCGGGGTGCACGCCGCGGGCAGCTCATGCGACCTGCCCGACGTCCCGGTGTTCGCGATGTCGACCTCGAACGACGGCTATCTGCTGCAGTGCGATCCGGTCACCCGGATGTGGACCAGACACTGAGCGTTTGCCTTTTCGGACCGATAGGCGACTTTCACACGCGATACCACCGGCGATATCGCGTTTGCGGATCAGATGGTGGTTCCCGGCGTGGTGCCGGTGTGACGGATGTGGTTGTGCACTCTGAGTGACTTTCGCTGCGTGACGGTCGGCCTAAACTTTTCGCTCATGGAGCAGTTGCGTGTGGACACCGCCGCTCTACAAGCGATGGCCAGTCGGTGGGGCGCCTCGGCGGGCCGACTAGGCGAGATGACGGCTCCGGCGGGGCTCGGGCTGTCGTGTCAGGCCAGCGCCGTGGCGGTCAGCGCCGCTCACGCCGACGTCGGCGCTTTCGTATCCGCGCTGGCTGCCCGGGTTGGTACCCGCGCAACTGGCATCTCCGCAGCCGATACTCGCTACATCGGCAACGAAGCGGACTCGGCCGACGAGATCGAGGCCGTCGCCCCTCCGGTGACAGGCGTGTAGATGTCCGCGGTCGCCGGCTTTCCCGGCCTCTCGCAGTTGCTGACTTGGCCGACCCAACATCTCACGGATGGAGCCGCGCATTGGGAGGCTGTCGGCGAGCACAGCTATGGGTTGGCTCAACGGACCTGGCGGGACGCGGTTTCGATCGATTGGCAGGGTGCAGGCGCCGACGCAATGCGCGCCGCAACCCACGCCGATTTGTTGACCACCAGCGCGGCAGTGGACCAGCTGCAAGCGGCGGCCAAAGTGGCCCGCAGCGGCGCCTCCGAACTGTATGCGGGGCGCTCGCGGATGCGCTACGTGGTCGAGGACGCTCGCGCGGCGGGTTTCGTTGTGGGAGAGGATCTTTCAGTCACCGATCGTTCGACTGGTGGGTCGGCTGCGCAACGAGCCGCCCGGCAAGCAGAGGCGCAAGCCTTGGCTGCCGATATCCGTCAACGCGCTGCGGAACTCGTCGCGCTCGATCAACAGGTTGCTGGCAAAGTCACCGCGGCCATAGCTGGGGTCCGCGATACTTTCCCGCCGAACCCGGGGCCCGACAGGGCTCCAGAGAACGGACACGTCGAAGCGGTCGACAACCACACCTTCAAAGAAGATCCGCCGCCTCCCGGGCCACCGGGCAATCCATTTGCGGGCTGGACCGAGGAGCAAAAGGCTCAGGTGGCAGCAGAGATTGCCCACGGTCACGCCTTGGAGCATTTCCCGGGCAAATCACCACAGGACTTGGCCAGGTGGATATACGACGCAATGAATGATCCAACTACTCGAGTTGGTACGAGCACGAGATCCGGCGGATTAGCGCTTCTGCGGGATGGTCAGGTCATTTTTATCAATCCGCAAG from the Mycobacterium lentiflavum genome contains:
- a CDS encoding serine/threonine-protein kinase; its protein translation is MDELKRPTRRLGSGRRLLTNPRLAGEALRAGFHARPSMTVVTVAQLFRRVPPSNPNPVPQLADEQGSGSRPAMSNGASFAGYTVLRPLGAGGMAEVYLALHPRLPRRDVIKVLAEAVTADREFRERFNREADLAATLWHPHIVGVHDRGEVDGQLWISMDYVEGTDASRLVKERYSEGMPIGQVCAILHAVAGALDYAHDRGLLHRDVKPANILLTHPGDDEQRILLADFGVARHLGNISGITETNVAVGTVAYAAPEQLTGSNIDGRADQYALAATAFHLLTGAPPFQHANPIAVISQHLHEDPPRLSDYRPDLAYLDDLFFKALGKQPAQRFERCRAFAAAVGERVDAVAETGVVGDAPVVAHRRRGDGGLVSGAYHRFSSRTRWSAALVCAVLIAIAATWSTLYSVAPASPQPNPTLASRPSNPSAAPRPGGPVLNGTYQLTYDQTKRTTNGVPIRHDGSATNWWAFRSVCTTNGCAATGTELNDTNHQVASADNGGETDTLRYLGGYWQGAPQQERVGCRLPKGQATQQETVAWSLAPQPDGTLRGTKTETVLSNECAAQGAVVRVPVVATRVGDAPPGVALADPNQVISTSTTPAHPAPAVLGGLCTDIDKLGYDPTSNQQVVCEGNTWDKAPIATGVHAAGSSCDLPDVPVFAMSTSNDGYLLQCDPVTRMWTRH